A window from Macaca fascicularis isolate 582-1 chromosome 20, T2T-MFA8v1.1 encodes these proteins:
- the GP2 gene encoding pancreatic secretory granule membrane major glycoprotein GP2, with product MPHLMERMVGSGLLWLALVSCILAQASAVQQGYGNPSEASSYGLDLDCGAPGTPEAHICFDPCQNYTLLDEPFRSTENSEEKEGCDDNMSGWYRFVGEGGVRMSETCVQVHRCQTAAPMWLNGTHPALGDGIVNRTACTHWSGNCCLWKTEVLVKACPGGYHVYRLEGTPECNLRYCTDPSTVEDKCEKACRPEEECLARNSTWGCFCRQDLNSSDFHSLQPQLDCGAEEIKVKVDKCLLGGLGLEEEVIAYLRDPNCSSILQTGETNWVSVTSPVQASACRNILERNQTHAIYKNTLSLVSDFIIRDTILNINFQCAYPLDMKVSLQAALKPIVSFLNVSVGGDGEFIVRMALFQDQNYTNPYEGDVAELSVESMLYVGAILEQGDTSRFNLVLRNCYATPTEDKADPVKYFIIRNSCSNQRDSTIHVEENGRSSESRFSVQMFMFAGHYDLVFLHCEIHLCDSFNEQCQPSCPRSQVRSEVPAIDLSRVLDLGPITRRGAQSPGVMNGTPGTAGFLVAWPMVLLTVLLAWLF from the exons ATGCCTCACCTTATGGAAAGGATGGTGGGTTCTGGCCTCCTGTGGCTGGCCTTGGTCTCCTGCATTCTGGCCCAGGCATCTGCAGTGCAGCAAG GTTATGGAAACCCCAGTGAAGCCAGTTCCTATGGGCTGGACTTGGACTGCGGAGCTCCTGGCACCCCAGAGGCTCACATCTGTTTTGACCCCTGTCAGAATTACACCCTCCTGGATGAACCCTTCCGAAGCACAGAGAACTCAGAAGAGAAAGAGGGGTGCGATGACAACATGAGTGGCTGGTACCGCTTTGTAGGGGAAGGAGGAGTGAGGATGTCGGAGACCTGTGTCCAGGTGCACCGATGCCAGACAGCTGCTCCCATGTGGTTGAACGGGACCCACCCTGCCCTTGGGGATGGCATCGTCAACCGCACTGCCTGTACCCACTGGAGTGGCAACTGCTGTCTCTGGAAGACGGAGGTGCTGGTGAAGGCCTGCCCAGGCGGGTATCACGTGTACCGGTTGGAAGGCACTCCCGAGTGTAATCTGAGATACTGCACAG ATCCCTCCACTGTGGAGGACAAGTGTGAGAAGGCCTGCCGCCCCGAGGAGGAGTGCCTTGCCCGCAACAGCACCTGGGGCTGTTTCTGCAGACAGGACCTCAATAGCTCTG ATTTCCACAGTTTGCAGCCTCAGCTAGACTGTGGGGCCGAGGAGATCAAGGTGAAGGTGGACAAATGTTTGCTGGGAGGCCTGGGTTTGGAGGAGGAGGTCATTGCCTACCTGCGAGACCCAAACTGCAGCAGCATCTTGCAGACAGGCGAGACGAACTGGGTATCTGTGACCAGCCCCGTCCAGGCTAGTGCCTGCAGGAACATTCTGGAG AGAAATCAAACCCATGCCATCTACAAAAACACCCTCTCCTTGGTCAGTGATTTCATCATCAGAGACACCATCCTCAACATCAACTTCCAATGTGCCTACCCACTGGACATGAAAGTCAGCCTCCAAGCTGCCTTGAAGCCCATTGTAAG CTTCCTGAACGTCAGTGTGGGCGGAGATGGAGAGTTCATTGTTAGGATGGCCCTCTTCCAAGACCAGAACTACACGAATCCTTATGAAGGGGATGTAGCTGAACTGTCTGTTGAGTCCATGCTCTATGTGGGCGCCATCTTGGAGCAAGGGGACACCTCCCGGTTTAACCTGGTGTTGAGGAACTGCTATGCCACCCCCACTGAAGACAAGGCTGACCCTGTGAAGTATTTCATCATCAGAAACAG CTGCTCAAATCAACGTGATTCCACCATCCATGTGGAGGAGAATGGGAGATCCTCGGAAAGCCGGTTCTCAGTTCAGATGTTCATGTTTGCTGGACATTATGACCTAGTTTTCCTGCATTGTGAGATTCATCTCTGTGATTCTTTTAATGAACAGTGCCAGCCT TCTTGCCCAAGAAGTCAAGTCCGCAGTGAAGTACCAGCCATTGACCTATCCCGGGTTCTAGATTTGGGGCCCATCACTCGGAGAG GTGCGCAGTCTCCTGGTGTCATGAATGGAACCCCCGGCACTGCAG GGTTCCTGGTGGCCTGGCCCATGGTCCTCCTGACTGTCCTCCTGGCTTGGCTGTTCTGA
- the UMOD gene encoding uromodulin has protein sequence MGQPSLTWVLLLAVASWLITTAATDSSEARWCSECHSNATCKEDEAATTCTCKEGFAGDGLTCVDVDECAIPGAHNCSANSRCVNTPGSFSCVCHEGFRLSPGLGCTDVDECAEPGLSHCHALATCVNVVGNYSCVCPAGYWGDGWHCECSPGSCGPGLDCVPEGDTLVCADPCQAHRILDEYWRSTEYGEGYYCDTDLRGWYRFVGQGGVRLAETCVPVLRCNTAAPMWLNGSHPSSDQGIVSRKACAHWSGHCCLWDASIQVKACAGGYYVYNLTAPPECHLAYCTDPSSVEGTCEECSLDEDCKSNNGRWHCQCKQDFNITDISLLEHRLECGANDMKVSLGKCQLKSLGFEKVFMYLSDSRCSGFNDRDNRDWVSVVTPTRDGPCGTVLTRNETHATYSNTLYLADEIIIRDRNIKINFACSYPLDMKVSLKTSLQPVVSVLNIRVGGTGMFTVRMALFQSPSYTQPYEGSSVTLSTEAFLYVGTMLDGGDLSRFALLMTNCYATPSGNATDPLKYFIIQDRCPQTKDSTVQVVENGESSQGRFSVQMFRFAGNYDLVYLHCEVYLCDTMNEKCKPTCSGTRFRSESVIDQSRVLNLGPITRKGVQATVSRAAFSSLGLLKVWLPLLLSATLTLTFQ, from the exons ATGGGACAGCCATCTCTGACTTGGGTGCTGTTGTTGGCGGTGGCCTCTTGGTTAATCACAACTGCAGCCACTGACTCCTCAGAAGCAA GATGGTGCTCTGAATGTCACAGCAATGCCACCTGCAAGGAGGATGAGGCCGCCACGACATGCACCTGTAAGGAGGGCTTCGCCGGCGACGGTCTGACCTGCGTGGACGTGGATGAGTGCGCCATTCCTGGGGCTCACAACTGCTCCGCCAACAGCCGCTGCGTAAACACGCCAGGCTCCTTCTCCTGCGTCTGCCACGAAGGCTTCCGCCTGTCGCCCGGGCTCGGCTGCACAGACGTGGATGAGTGCGCAGAGCCTGGACTTAGCCACTGCCACGCCCTGGCCACGTGTGTCAATGTGGTGGGCAACTACTCGTGCGTATGCCCCGCGGGCTACTGGGGGGATGGATGGCATTGTGAGTGTTCTCCGGGCTCCTGCGGGCCGGGGCTGGACTGCGTGCCCGAGGGCGACACGCTCGTGTGCGCGGATCCGTGCCAGGCGCACCGCATCCTGGACGAGTATTGGCGCAGCACCGAGTACGGGGAGGGCTACTACTGCGACACGGACCTGCGCGGCTGGTACCGCTTCGTGGGCCAGGGCGGTGTGCGCCTGGCCGAGACCTGCGTGCCAGTCCTGCGCTGCAACACAGCCGCCCCCATGTGGCTCAACGGCTCGCATCCGTCCAGCGACCAGGGCATTGTAAGCCGCAAGGCCTGCGCGCACTGGAGCGGCCACTGCTGCCTGTGGGATGCGTCCATCCAGGTGAAGGCCTGTGCCGGCGGCTACTACGTCTACAACCTGACGGCGCCCCCCGAGTGTCACCTGGCGTACTGCACAG ACCCCAGCTCCGTGGAGGGGACGTGTGAGGAGTGCAGTTTAGACGAAGACTGCAAATCGAATAATGGCAGATGGCACTGCCAGTGCAAACAGGACTTCAACATCACTG ATATCTCCCTCCTGGAGCACAGGCTGGAATGTGGGGCCAATGACATGAAGGTGTCCCTGGGCAAGTGCCAGCTGAAGAGTCTGGGCTTCGAGAAGGTCTTCATGTACCTGAGTGACAGCCGGTGCTCGGGCTTCAATGACAGAGACAACCGGGACTGGGTGTCTGTAGTGACCCCAACCCGGGATGGCCCCTGTGGAACAGTGTTGACG AGGAATGAAACCCACGCCACTTACAGCAACACCCTCTACCTGGCAGATGAGATCATCATCCGTGACCGCAACATCAAAATCAACTTTGCATGTTCCTACCCCCTGGACATGAAAGTCAGCCTGAAGACCTCCCTACAGCCAGTGGTCAG TGTCCTAAACATCAGAGTGGGCGGGACCGGCATGTTCACGGTGCGGATGGCCCTCTTCCAGAGCCCTTCCTACACGCAGCCCTATGAAGGCTCCTCCGTGACGCTGTCCACTGAGGCTTTTCTCTATGTGGGCACCATGTTGGATGGGGGTGACCTGTCCCGATTTGCACTGCTCATGACCAACTGCTATGCCACGCCCAGTGGCAATGCCACGGACCCTCTGAAATACTTCATCATCCAGGACAG ATGCCCACAGACTAAAGACTCAACTGTCCAAGTGGTGGAGAACGGGGAGTCCTCCCAAGGCCGATTTTCCGTCCAGATGTTCCGGTTTGCTGGAAACTATGACCTAGTCTATCTGCACTGTGAAGTCTATCTCTGTGACACCATGAATGAAAAGTGCAAGCCT ACCTGCTCTGGGACCAGATTCCGAAGTGAGAGTGTCATAGATCAATCCCGTGTCCTGAACTTGGGTCCCATCACACGGAAAG GTGTCCAGGCCACAGTCTCAAGAGCTGCTTTTAGCAGCTTGG GACTCCTGAAAGTCTGGCTGCCTCTGCTTCTCTCGGCCACCTTGACCCTGACTTTTCAGTGA